Proteins found in one Actinokineospora alba genomic segment:
- a CDS encoding MFS transporter: MTADRPSTKDTPETGLRLGLRANLAQFSLLVAVNALVGGVLGQERTVLPLLAEQTFHLTGYTFLLTYVLAFGLTKAATNYFAGTWSDRFGRKPVLVAGWLIAIPVPLMLIWAPNWGWVVAANVLLGVNQGLTWSTTVIMKIDLAGPSRRGLAMGLNEAAGYMAVAATALATGYLAARYGLRPAPFLLGLSYAALGLGLTVLAVKETRGHARLEGANHTARADGRHDHLHADLTSKEIFAHTSFREPALSAASQAGMVNNLNDGLAWGLFPILFATAGLSVSRIGILAAVYPAVWGLGQLITGPLSDRWGRKHLITAGMLLQALALAMVALVDTFGLWVAAAALLGAGTAMVYPTLLATVGDVAHPAWRARAVGVYRLWRDGGFAVGAVLAGVVADLWGLRTAIWVVAAITAVSGLVVAVRMYETRTVQP; the protein is encoded by the coding sequence GTGACCGCCGACCGACCCTCCACAAAGGACACACCGGAAACAGGTCTTCGCCTCGGCCTACGCGCCAATCTCGCCCAGTTCAGCCTGCTCGTCGCCGTCAACGCGCTGGTCGGCGGCGTGCTGGGCCAGGAACGCACGGTCCTGCCGCTGCTCGCCGAGCAGACCTTCCACCTGACCGGCTACACCTTCCTGCTGACCTACGTGCTCGCCTTCGGTTTGACCAAGGCCGCCACCAACTACTTCGCGGGCACCTGGTCGGACCGGTTCGGCCGCAAGCCGGTGCTCGTCGCGGGCTGGCTGATCGCGATTCCCGTGCCCCTGATGCTGATCTGGGCCCCGAACTGGGGCTGGGTCGTGGCCGCGAACGTGCTGCTCGGCGTCAACCAGGGCCTCACCTGGTCCACCACGGTGATCATGAAGATCGACCTGGCCGGCCCCAGCAGACGCGGCCTGGCCATGGGACTCAACGAGGCCGCCGGCTATATGGCGGTCGCCGCGACCGCCCTGGCCACCGGCTACCTCGCCGCGCGCTACGGACTGCGGCCAGCGCCGTTCCTGCTCGGCCTGTCCTACGCCGCGCTCGGGCTCGGGCTGACCGTCCTCGCCGTGAAGGAGACCCGCGGGCACGCGCGACTCGAAGGGGCCAACCACACCGCCCGCGCGGACGGCCGCCACGACCACCTGCACGCGGATCTGACCAGCAAAGAGATCTTCGCCCACACCAGCTTCCGCGAGCCCGCGCTCTCCGCCGCCAGCCAGGCCGGGATGGTCAACAACCTCAACGACGGCCTCGCCTGGGGCCTGTTCCCGATCCTGTTCGCCACCGCCGGGCTCTCCGTGTCCCGCATCGGCATCCTCGCCGCCGTCTACCCCGCCGTCTGGGGCCTGGGGCAGTTGATCACCGGCCCGCTGTCGGACCGCTGGGGGCGCAAACACCTCATCACCGCCGGGATGCTGCTGCAGGCACTCGCCCTGGCCATGGTCGCGCTGGTCGACACGTTCGGCCTGTGGGTCGCGGCCGCGGCGCTGCTCGGCGCGGGCACCGCGATGGTCTATCCGACGCTGCTCGCCACCGTCGGCGACGTGGCCCACCCGGCCTGGCGGGCACGGGCGGTCGGCGTCTACCGGCTCTGGCGCGACGGCGGCTTCGCGGTCGGCGCCGTCCTCGCGGGCGTGGTGGCCGACCTGTGGGGCCTGCGCACGGCCATCTGGGTCGTCGCCGCGATCACCGCCGTGTCCGGGCTGGTGGTGGCGGTCCGGATGTACGAGACCAGAACGGTTCAGCCGTAG